Proteins co-encoded in one Desulfitobacterium hafniense DCB-2 genomic window:
- a CDS encoding 4Fe-4S dicluster domain-containing protein, protein MGKLGFYFDMEACVGCRTCQIACKDKNNNKIGVLYRRVRNFETGVYPRPDGFNYSSACNHCAEAKCVKGCPTGAMHYAEDGTVQHDKNKCIGCKYCIWNCPYGAPQFLEESGIVGKCDSCKELRHQGGNPACVDACIMRCLEFGDLDELKAKHGADLVQELSILPDAKVTNPSVLIKPRSCAMDANPKEKEV, encoded by the coding sequence GTGGGCAAATTAGGTTTTTACTTTGATATGGAAGCCTGCGTTGGCTGCCGAACCTGTCAAATCGCTTGTAAAGATAAAAATAATAACAAGATCGGCGTTTTATATCGTCGGGTAAGAAATTTTGAAACCGGTGTTTATCCAAGACCTGATGGTTTCAATTACTCTTCTGCTTGCAATCACTGTGCTGAGGCCAAATGTGTCAAGGGCTGCCCCACCGGTGCCATGCACTATGCCGAGGATGGAACGGTACAACACGATAAGAATAAGTGTATCGGCTGTAAATACTGTATCTGGAACTGCCCCTATGGTGCACCGCAGTTCCTTGAAGAAAGCGGCATAGTCGGGAAATGCGACAGCTGCAAGGAGCTGCGCCACCAGGGGGGAAATCCTGCCTGTGTGGACGCCTGCATTATGAGGTGTCTGGAGTTTGGCGATTTAGATGAGCTCAAAGCAAAACACGGCGCTGATTTGGTTCAAGAACTATCGATCCTGCCGGATGCCAAAGTAACCAACCCATCGGTTCTGATTAAGCCCAGGAGCTGCGCGATGGATGCCAATCCCAAAGAGAAAGAGGTGTAA
- a CDS encoding PucR family transcriptional regulator — MGMDFKVPDYMQELALASGQGLDQLSAVLARILDHPVLISSSAYKLFSSSSHYDFESFHIYSNQPRTGSDALFTCHILTDTMQSLALGRVVAPFGRTLGYIFMLTDDDSPDPTHFKPLLDYAASLCAVHLQNRLELKQEQSKFKNAFLYDLIYGNLKRNDEIIATGELWGWNFRRPHTIMVFLLPEPDFYTTEWHLMDVLSRIVEQNFIEIYYKNPAVILRQNELILFVPMQTDKPAVQTEELLVFADKILSQVQNTELKGLAACGVGQAYSEATVLFRSYQEAKVALEMGKLLGIPIPFFRDLGLERILYKHDLQDLKEYYLHVLGELHKQDDQDSSLVTILESFAENQFDVGKTAKALFMHPNTLRYRLNKIENILGKPLTDNHARLDIMAAFKIKRLHTIETLLA, encoded by the coding sequence ATGGGCATGGATTTCAAGGTTCCTGATTACATGCAGGAATTGGCCTTGGCTTCGGGACAAGGACTTGATCAACTCAGTGCTGTCTTAGCCAGGATATTGGATCACCCGGTCTTAATTTCTTCATCTGCCTATAAGCTCTTTTCTTCCTCTTCTCATTATGATTTCGAGTCATTTCATATTTATTCTAACCAGCCCAGGACCGGCAGTGACGCACTTTTTACCTGCCATATTTTGACCGACACTATGCAATCCCTTGCCCTGGGCAGAGTCGTTGCGCCCTTCGGCCGCACCCTGGGCTATATTTTTATGCTTACTGATGACGACTCTCCAGACCCAACTCACTTTAAACCCCTCCTGGATTATGCAGCATCCCTCTGTGCCGTCCATCTCCAGAACCGCCTCGAGCTTAAACAAGAACAAAGCAAGTTCAAAAATGCCTTTCTCTATGATTTGATCTATGGCAATCTAAAACGCAATGACGAAATCATCGCCACCGGTGAACTATGGGGTTGGAATTTTCGCCGTCCTCACACAATTATGGTTTTTCTCCTGCCGGAACCAGATTTTTATACCACGGAATGGCATCTCATGGATGTTCTTTCGAGGATTGTTGAGCAAAATTTCATCGAGATTTACTATAAAAACCCGGCTGTTATCCTTCGCCAAAATGAACTCATCCTCTTTGTTCCTATGCAAACCGATAAGCCTGCAGTGCAGACAGAAGAGCTCCTTGTTTTCGCCGACAAAATCCTCTCCCAGGTCCAGAATACTGAATTAAAGGGTCTTGCTGCATGTGGCGTAGGTCAGGCCTATTCTGAGGCTACTGTGCTTTTTCGCAGCTACCAAGAGGCAAAAGTCGCTTTAGAAATGGGAAAACTTTTAGGTATCCCTATCCCCTTCTTTAGGGATCTCGGCCTGGAACGGATTCTCTATAAACATGATCTCCAGGATTTAAAAGAGTATTATCTCCATGTCCTTGGGGAGCTGCATAAGCAAGACGACCAGGACAGCTCCCTGGTGACGATTCTGGAAAGCTTTGCCGAGAATCAATTTGATGTGGGCAAGACGGCCAAGGCACTCTTTATGCACCCCAATACCTTGCGTTACCGCTTAAATAAAATTGAAAACATCTTAGGGAAGCCTTTGACGGATAACCACGCCCGCCTGGATATCATGGCGGCTTTTAAAATCAAGCGGCTTCACACCATTGAAACGTTATTGGCTTGA
- a CDS encoding type II toxin-antitoxin system RelE/ParE family toxin produces MDKGPQYKVIVSERARQMLAGHVRFLAQKSPDAARRTKNELMNAIRSLSTMPERFPFLNAEFIPLNKYHKIFVEKWCLILYQIKDQTVYVDYIVDCRQDYGWLIR; encoded by the coding sequence ATGGATAAGGGGCCTCAATATAAGGTAATTGTCTCCGAACGTGCCCGTCAGATGCTGGCGGGCCATGTTCGGTTTCTGGCACAAAAAAGCCCTGATGCTGCCCGCAGAACAAAAAACGAATTGATGAACGCTATCCGCTCCCTTTCCACCATGCCGGAACGCTTTCCTTTTCTCAATGCTGAATTTATACCGCTGAACAAATATCACAAGATATTCGTCGAGAAATGGTGTCTGATTCTCTATCAGATCAAGGATCAGACTGTATATGTTGACTACATCGTGGATTGCAGGCAGGATTATGGATGGCTAATCAGATAA
- a CDS encoding DUF1848 domain-containing protein, whose product MILNISGRTDIVNHYADWLFRRFEEGYVLSRNSLFANSVRRYELTPDKVDCLIFGSKNYAPVLQRIHEITERFHTYFYYTITAYGRDVEPGVPDIDTSIATLIKLSEIVGARRVAWRYDPVLLTSNYTGALHLETFEYIADRLAGHIDRCIFSFVEMYRKHEVNFPELIALQDEDKDNIARGLGAIAAKYGIPLQTCGPEENYAQYGIETSGCVTLDILGRANDIQFRELKHRGFREGCHCMESRDIGALNSCPNGCKYCYANKNAQLPRENYLLHDPESPLLIGRLKPSDNLQQGMQKSFLKQGHQAQVGKTV is encoded by the coding sequence ACGTCCTCTCCCGAAATTCCCTGTTTGCCAATTCGGTGCGGCGTTATGAATTAACCCCGGATAAAGTCGATTGCCTTATCTTCGGGTCAAAAAACTATGCTCCCGTTCTCCAGCGCATCCATGAGATCACGGAGAGGTTCCACACCTATTTTTACTATACCATTACGGCTTATGGGAGGGATGTTGAACCAGGGGTGCCGGATATCGACACAAGTATCGCCACGTTGATAAAGCTTTCGGAAATTGTCGGTGCCCGGCGCGTTGCCTGGCGGTATGATCCGGTGCTGCTGACCAGCAACTACACAGGGGCCCTGCATCTCGAAACCTTTGAGTATATTGCCGATCGCTTGGCGGGGCATATTGACCGCTGCATCTTCAGTTTTGTGGAAATGTATAGGAAACATGAAGTCAACTTTCCGGAATTGATTGCTTTGCAGGATGAGGATAAGGATAACATTGCTCGAGGGCTTGGAGCGATTGCAGCAAAGTACGGTATACCTCTACAGACCTGCGGCCCGGAGGAAAACTATGCCCAGTACGGCATTGAAACCTCGGGATGTGTTACTTTGGATATATTAGGCCGGGCAAACGATATCCAGTTTCGGGAGCTTAAGCATCGAGGCTTTCGCGAAGGCTGTCACTGTATGGAAAGCCGTGACATTGGAGCCCTTAACAGCTGTCCCAATGGCTGTAAATATTGTTACGCAAACAAAAATGCCCAGCTGCCTCGCGAAAACTATCTGCTGCATGACCCGGAATCTCCTTTGCTAATCGGGCGGCTGAAACCCAGCGACAACTTGCAGCAGGGGATGCAGAAAAGCTTTCTGAAGCAGGGGCATCAGGCTCAGGTAGGAAAAACAGTGTAA
- a CDS encoding type II toxin-antitoxin system Phd/YefM family antitoxin has product MQIKPSASIRQNYNEIAALCKESGEPVYLTKNGEGDLVVMDIEAFTRREKMLKLREELLAVEEDRLAGRIGVTPDELDSYLDSIIDEVDHG; this is encoded by the coding sequence ATGCAGATTAAACCGTCCGCAAGCATCAGGCAGAATTATAATGAGATTGCAGCTTTGTGTAAAGAATCTGGTGAGCCTGTATACCTTACCAAAAACGGCGAGGGTGATCTCGTGGTGATGGATATAGAGGCGTTTACCCGCCGTGAGAAAATGCTTAAATTGCGCGAAGAACTGCTGGCCGTTGAGGAGGACCGTCTGGCCGGACGCATTGGGGTTACGCCGGACGAACTTGACAGCTATCTGGACAGCATCATTGATGAGGTGGACCATGGATAA
- a CDS encoding molybdopterin-dependent oxidoreductase, translating to MSRLLDKINDQKISRRNFLKATAAGTASLALAGCRSGLTSAGEKVNALGEEQGEWIPAACWHNCGGRCLNKALVVDGVVVRQKTDDTHEDSPDYPQQRGCLRGRSQRQQVFGADRLKYPMKRKHWQPGGGDKSLRGKDEWERISWDEALTYIADELQRVKKDYGNRSILHIGGWSSRITDISRTLGLFGGYCEYWNTNSFGSWAMTPKTVGFLQLGVWDQTVNDRFDLRNCETIIMLSMNPAWSAMGSSSWHYLQAKKAGAKFIGIDPFYNESYSMLGAEWVPVRPSTDSALLLAIAYVLITKDHPAMNPLIDWEFLNKYCLGFDAEHMPEGEDPQGNFKDYVLGTYDGVPKTPAWASEICGVDKIQIEKLAMEFRKDKKVAFLCGMASARTTNSDNLPQLIMTIGAMTGHMGKSGHMTGSTMHATSGNGGPALVCAGSNGLPGIANPVDDSINAGQVWDAILNGKYNFTGSGDFVSPDQFKPGQERDIDIHIIYHSGGATLQTSDGMTKGIEAHRKVDLVVSHSQFVTTNSKYADIVLPVTTEWEKFGGFSGGTLVHSGNREMLIMYSQITEPLYEARSDQWIAIELAKKLGIDEKEAFPFDEKQQFFNALASATVVNEDGKTYGPLVTITQKDIDEMGVAGKPQTGKITYRELKEKGVYQVKRSPGDNYGYIAYEDFVKDPGKNPLTSESGKLEIYSRQLAKTVNDMGFSRIHPIPSYIPPVNGYEDTFQDWESKAKGEYPYQVINPHYLRRSHTVFDNVKWLQEAWSNPVFLNTKDAQAKGISNGDTVLITSPYGQILRNACLTERVRPGVVALPHGAWVDIDEQTGIDRGGADNILSGQVPTGQGVSGFNTGVARIEKYTPSKLILDVEKPARIVF from the coding sequence ATGTCAAGATTGCTGGATAAAATTAATGACCAAAAAATAAGCCGCAGAAATTTTCTAAAAGCGACAGCGGCCGGCACGGCCAGCCTGGCTCTGGCTGGTTGCAGAAGCGGCTTAACATCAGCAGGAGAAAAGGTGAATGCTCTGGGCGAAGAGCAAGGAGAATGGATTCCCGCCGCATGTTGGCATAACTGCGGTGGAAGATGTTTAAACAAGGCTTTAGTGGTGGATGGAGTCGTCGTTCGCCAAAAAACCGATGATACCCATGAAGATTCCCCGGATTATCCACAACAAAGGGGCTGCCTCAGAGGACGTTCTCAGCGCCAGCAGGTCTTTGGTGCGGATCGCTTGAAGTATCCTATGAAACGTAAACATTGGCAGCCAGGAGGCGGCGACAAATCTCTGCGCGGTAAGGACGAATGGGAGCGGATCAGCTGGGATGAAGCGTTAACTTATATTGCCGATGAATTGCAGCGGGTGAAGAAAGATTATGGCAACCGCTCCATTTTGCACATCGGTGGCTGGAGCAGTAGAATTACCGATATCTCCAGAACCCTGGGATTGTTCGGAGGGTATTGCGAATACTGGAATACCAATTCCTTCGGCAGTTGGGCCATGACCCCCAAAACCGTAGGCTTCCTGCAATTAGGAGTATGGGATCAAACCGTCAACGACCGTTTCGATCTGCGCAACTGTGAGACGATTATCATGCTCAGTATGAATCCGGCCTGGAGTGCTATGGGAAGCTCCAGCTGGCATTATCTGCAGGCTAAGAAAGCCGGGGCAAAATTCATCGGTATTGACCCCTTTTACAATGAGTCCTATTCTATGTTGGGGGCGGAGTGGGTACCGGTACGTCCAAGCACTGATTCCGCTTTATTACTGGCCATTGCCTATGTGCTCATCACCAAAGATCACCCGGCTATGAATCCCTTGATTGATTGGGAGTTCTTAAATAAATACTGTCTTGGTTTTGATGCTGAGCATATGCCGGAAGGGGAAGATCCCCAAGGTAATTTCAAAGACTATGTTCTGGGCACCTATGATGGCGTTCCTAAAACACCGGCCTGGGCCAGTGAGATCTGCGGGGTTGATAAGATTCAGATTGAAAAACTGGCCATGGAGTTCCGGAAGGATAAAAAAGTAGCCTTCTTATGCGGCATGGCTTCGGCCAGAACCACCAACTCGGATAATCTCCCTCAACTGATTATGACCATCGGCGCCATGACGGGCCATATGGGCAAGTCCGGCCACATGACAGGCAGCACCATGCACGCTACCTCCGGCAACGGCGGTCCGGCTTTAGTCTGTGCCGGTTCCAACGGATTGCCTGGCATTGCCAACCCTGTAGATGACAGCATCAATGCCGGTCAGGTCTGGGACGCCATCCTCAACGGTAAATACAATTTCACAGGCAGTGGGGACTTTGTTTCTCCCGATCAATTCAAACCGGGGCAAGAAAGGGATATTGATATTCATATCATTTACCATTCCGGTGGGGCAACCTTGCAAACCAGTGATGGCATGACCAAAGGGATCGAAGCTCACCGCAAGGTGGATCTCGTTGTTTCCCATTCCCAATTCGTAACCACCAATTCCAAGTATGCTGATATTGTCCTGCCGGTGACCACCGAGTGGGAGAAATTCGGCGGATTTTCCGGAGGAACCTTGGTTCATAGCGGTAACCGGGAAATGCTCATTATGTATTCCCAGATCACCGAGCCTCTCTATGAAGCCAGGAGCGATCAGTGGATCGCTATTGAGCTTGCCAAAAAGTTAGGAATTGATGAAAAAGAAGCCTTCCCCTTTGATGAAAAGCAGCAATTTTTTAATGCTTTAGCCAGCGCCACCGTAGTCAATGAAGATGGCAAAACCTATGGCCCTTTAGTAACCATCACCCAAAAAGATATTGACGAAATGGGTGTTGCCGGCAAACCCCAGACAGGCAAGATCACCTACCGCGAGCTTAAGGAAAAAGGGGTATATCAAGTCAAACGGTCCCCAGGGGATAACTATGGCTATATAGCTTATGAAGATTTTGTTAAGGATCCCGGGAAAAACCCCTTAACTTCGGAAAGCGGCAAGCTGGAGATCTATAGCCGTCAGTTAGCAAAAACCGTCAATGATATGGGCTTCAGCAGGATTCACCCCATTCCTTCCTATATTCCGCCTGTTAATGGTTATGAGGATACCTTCCAGGATTGGGAAAGCAAAGCCAAAGGCGAGTATCCTTATCAGGTGATTAACCCACATTATTTGCGCCGCTCTCACACCGTCTTTGACAATGTGAAATGGCTGCAAGAAGCTTGGTCCAATCCAGTCTTCCTGAATACCAAAGACGCACAAGCCAAGGGTATCAGCAATGGAGATACAGTTCTGATCACCAGTCCCTATGGACAGATTTTAAGGAACGCTTGTCTGACGGAAAGAGTAAGACCGGGCGTCGTCGCTCTACCCCATGGAGCTTGGGTGGATATCGATGAACAAACCGGCATCGACAGAGGTGGTGCTGACAATATCCTCAGTGGCCAGGTTCCCACCGGTCAAGGTGTTTCCGGATTCAATACGGGAGTTGCCAGGATTGAGAAATACACGCCATCTAAGTTAATTCTCGATGTGGAAAAACCAGCAAGAATTGTATTTTAG
- a CDS encoding dimethyl sulfoxide reductase anchor subunit family protein, which yields MENLSLILFSICLQGAIGTMAFVALGKSFNKEGQFKPAMVTAAGLAIVGLLASLLHLGRPLAALNSLAHFGTSWLSREIWFTAVFTGLTVLCALLVLIKPAAKGAVNALAPLAAVIGLIDVYIMSSIYNYASVPAWQHGSIFVEFYAAAISLGAVIFLALSGKEADKVKKAASLAVGIAVVVQVAAMVAYYIQLGTSENLAAGQSLALLNSMSGVMATKWLFILLGAGLLMFPMGKGSMKISVGQAAAQMAAPTEGTAGTTVYLAAALVVIGQILGRYIFYAVMIVNTVGLS from the coding sequence GTGGAAAATCTATCCTTAATCCTATTTTCGATCTGCCTGCAAGGGGCTATTGGTACTATGGCCTTTGTGGCTTTGGGCAAGTCCTTTAACAAGGAAGGACAGTTTAAACCCGCTATGGTCACGGCAGCCGGCCTGGCGATTGTCGGACTTCTCGCCTCACTTCTGCACTTAGGCAGACCGCTGGCTGCATTGAATTCACTGGCCCACTTTGGCACCTCTTGGCTGAGCCGGGAAATTTGGTTTACCGCTGTCTTTACCGGGCTAACGGTTTTGTGTGCTTTATTAGTCCTCATCAAGCCTGCGGCCAAAGGTGCGGTCAATGCTTTGGCTCCTCTGGCCGCAGTCATAGGCCTAATCGATGTCTACATTATGTCTTCTATCTATAATTACGCCTCAGTTCCAGCTTGGCAGCATGGTTCAATTTTTGTGGAATTCTACGCTGCCGCCATTTCCCTGGGAGCAGTCATTTTCCTTGCTTTAAGCGGGAAGGAAGCTGATAAAGTAAAGAAAGCAGCTTCCTTGGCTGTGGGAATTGCCGTCGTAGTGCAGGTCGCGGCCATGGTAGCCTACTATATCCAACTGGGAACCAGTGAGAATTTAGCTGCCGGACAGAGCTTGGCTCTCTTGAACAGCATGAGCGGAGTCATGGCCACGAAATGGCTTTTTATTCTCCTTGGAGCGGGATTGCTGATGTTCCCCATGGGTAAAGGAAGCATGAAGATATCTGTCGGTCAAGCCGCCGCCCAAATGGCGGCACCCACAGAAGGTACGGCAGGCACAACAGTTTATCTTGCAGCTGCCCTGGTGGTTATCGGTCAGATCCTGGGACGCTACATTTTCTATGCAGTGATGATTGTAAATACAGTTGGCTTGAGTTAA